From the Niveibacterium microcysteis genome, the window CCTTGCGACACAGGCTGCGCCGCGAGCCCGAACCGGACAAATCTCGATTTGAAAGGCGCGGTATTGTGCCACAGAGCAAGGCTCGCCTCGCGGGCGCACGGACGCCCCAAATCAGTGCAGTCGCACCATCGACAGCACCGCTTTGGTGCATTTGCGCCAAGTTGGCGCGGGCCTGCGTCGCACGCGGAAACCTTGCGGGTGCGCGCCCGCGCGCGCATACTCGCCGCCCGGCGTTTTTTTCGCCCCACCTCTACTCCGGCACTTCCTGAATGGGACACCTTAGCGACCTGCTCGGCCTCGCCCGCGACCGCGGTGAAAAGCTTGGCCTCAGCTATTCCGGCGCGCTTACGCCCGCCGAAGCCTTCACCGTCTGGCAAAACGCGCCCGGCGCAGTGCTGGTGGATGTGCGTACCCGTGCGGAATGGGAATGGGTCGGTCGAGTGCCCAATGCGGTGGAAATCGAGTGGAACAGCTGGCCAGGCGGCGAGCGCAATCCGCACTTCCTGGCACAGCTCATGCACCAGGTCGATCGCGAGGCCCTTGTTCTGTTCCTGTGCCGCAGTGGCGCGCGATCGCACAACGCGGCGATCCTCGCCCAACAGCAGGGCTATACCGCCTGCTACAACATTCTGGAAGGCTTCGAAGGCGACCGCGATGCGAACGGTCAGCGTGGCCACATCGGCGGCTGGCGTCACGCCGGCTTGCCATGGATCCAAGGCTGAGGCGGGAACGCCGCGCCACATTTCAGGTCTGCAGTATTGCGCGCCGCTCCGGCGCCACTTTCTTGAGCTCAACCATGCAAGTTGCCCCCATCAGCTTTGACCGCTTCAACACCCTGCGCGACGAAGAGGCCCAGGAGCGCATTCGCGCCGCGCGCGCGCGCCTCGGCAAGAAGGCCGTGCTGCTGGTGCACCACTACCAGCGCGCCGACGTGTATCAGCACGCCGACCTGACCGGCGATTCGCTACGCCTATCGCACCTGGCCGGCCAGTCTGACGCGGACTACATCGTGTTCTGCGGTGTGCACTTCATGGCCGAAGTCGCGGACATCCTCTCCAACCCGCATCAGATCTCGATCCTCCCCGACCTCGCCGCAGGCTGTTCGATGGCCGACATGGCCAACCTGGCGAAAGTGGAGCGCTGCTGGCGCGAGCTGACCGAAGTGCTGGGCGAATCGCCCGATGCGCAGATCACGCCGGTCACCTACATCAACTCGGCGGCTGACCTGAAGGCATTCTGCGGGGATCATGGCGGCATCGTCTGCACTTCGTCGAACGCACGCACGATTCTCGACTGGAGCTTTGCGCAGCGCCCGAAGATCCTCTTCTTCCCGGATCAGCACCTTGGCCGCTGGACGGCCCACACGATGGGCATTCCGCTCGAAGAGATGGTCGTGTGGGATCCGGATCAGGAATACGGCGGCCTGACACCGGAGCAGATCCGCAACGCGAAGATGCTGCTGTGGAAGGGCCACTGCTCGGTGCACCAGATGTTCCAGCCGGCGCACATCCTGCGCTGGCGCAACAAGTACCCGGACGGCATCGTGATCTCGCACCCGGAGAGCCCGTTCGAAGTCTGCCGCCAATCGGAGCACGTCGGCTCGACCGAGTACATCATCAAGACCATCAAGGCTGCACCGTCCGGCACCCGCTGGCTGGTGGGCACCGAACTGAACCTCGTCAGCCGCCTGGCCGAGGAAGTGAAGGCCGACGGCAAGATCGTCGAATTCATGTCGCCGACGGTCTGCATGTGTTCGACGATGCAGCGCATCGACCCGCAGCACCTGGCCTGGACCCTTGAAAACCTGGCTGACGGCAACATCGTCAACCGCATCAGCGTGCCAGACCACGAAGCCAAGCTCGCCAAGCTGGCGCTCGATCGCATGCTTGCGGTGTCCTGAGAAGCCGCGACACCAAACAAAACGCCCCGGCGCGCAAGCGGCGGGGCGTTTTCATTGCAACGTGGCGTCGATCAGTTCGGCACGCCGAGCAGGTTGTTGCGCAGATTGGTGCGCACCTTCGGACCGATCCAGACCTTCATCACCACCGGATAGAACGCATCGCCCTGGATCGGCTGCGTTGCCAGATCCCCATTGATGCGGATCTCGGTGGTCTTGGGGCCCGGATTCCAGTCCAGCGTCACCACGTCACCCTTCACAAGCTTCGGGCGGCTGTTGAAGGCTGCCCCCATCGCCGCCAGTTGCAGGATGTTGTTCTCGACCTCGTCGCGCGTCGCGTTCTGCTTGATCCGGTCCAGCAGCACCGTCGCGAGATCCTTCGCCGAGATTTCCTTCAGCGCGACCAGGCGAATCCGC encodes:
- a CDS encoding rhodanese-like domain-containing protein, which codes for MGHLSDLLGLARDRGEKLGLSYSGALTPAEAFTVWQNAPGAVLVDVRTRAEWEWVGRVPNAVEIEWNSWPGGERNPHFLAQLMHQVDREALVLFLCRSGARSHNAAILAQQQGYTACYNILEGFEGDRDANGQRGHIGGWRHAGLPWIQG
- the nadA gene encoding quinolinate synthase NadA, whose product is MQVAPISFDRFNTLRDEEAQERIRAARARLGKKAVLLVHHYQRADVYQHADLTGDSLRLSHLAGQSDADYIVFCGVHFMAEVADILSNPHQISILPDLAAGCSMADMANLAKVERCWRELTEVLGESPDAQITPVTYINSAADLKAFCGDHGGIVCTSSNARTILDWSFAQRPKILFFPDQHLGRWTAHTMGIPLEEMVVWDPDQEYGGLTPEQIRNAKMLLWKGHCSVHQMFQPAHILRWRNKYPDGIVISHPESPFEVCRQSEHVGSTEYIIKTIKAAPSGTRWLVGTELNLVSRLAEEVKADGKIVEFMSPTVCMCSTMQRIDPQHLAWTLENLADGNIVNRISVPDHEAKLAKLALDRMLAVS
- a CDS encoding chalcone isomerase family protein — encoded protein: MFVGQAFAAVDVDGVSFEDGDTVAGQKLVLNGASSSQILSSKATVVGLYMAQKANTPEAAFAVKGAKRIRLVALKEISAKDLATVLLDRIKQNATRDEVENNILQLAAMGAAFNSRPKLVKGDVVTLDWNPGPKTTEIRINGDLATQPIQGDAFYPVVMKVWIGPKVRTNLRNNLLGVPN